tcgcattgtcacccatgagttgctcgacgaggccggtcgccttgtcaaccaggcatcgctgatcttgagcagcttcatcaagccatcgaccagctcctgctgcttagtgacgccagcgagaatgtcgtcgtcgccgaccaaggacttcaggaacgccggctcGTCATGATGGCCGATGCCGCgagtgcgcttgtgagagcccttgcgtgcccgtgagagcttgttcgagggctccgcggcacaccgggacatctctgctgcggctgcggcttcgcggcgggacctctctagtgcttccgcggccttggtctttgctgcctggttatatgtccaccctaaactcctcctaccggtcatggcggaatgacttgacaggaaagaccagttttgtgggtgatgaggagagaaactatgaagtaattttcgagtgggtagtttttatagcccagtgctaagtgtgaacacatattagtttgataggtgtgaacagatttgcaattacatGCATTGTAATCtacaatgtgacgagaaacaaggtcaaaatttattgatggaaGAAGGTTGACCATGTGgttgctcgccattgaggcggccgcggcgcgctctgctcgcgtccgtccgagcattttgctcgccattgaggcggccgcggcaTGCTCCGTTGATCCGAGTCGgttgtttgccacgtatcacacacattttattaagttgaaccatttttgttgtgttccctaatcgaaaacagttcatccgagtgaaccgtatgtcgtatattacacacaccttgatcaggctaaccgtttatgttgcactccctaatagcaaacaattcatcggagcgaactgtatgccatatatcgcacacacattgatatggcttcccgtttctgttgttctgcctcatcgcaaacagttcgaatggattaattgtgtgccctgcatcgcacacgcaactaaaatctgaaccgtgtttgatggctccaccatcgcaaatgttttgcacctttttttatggtttttttacatccccgtttacgattaatgcattgcacacagtttcgtgAAAGGATCTCTgttcgtagtgtcgcgttagcagcatcctgtagtagtgcaAAGTCTTTGCAGTTCCATCTAATCAGTTGTACATATATGGGATTAAGCGATGGTCCTGACACCTCATGAAGATCATGGATGAACGCCTTCATATTTTGTATTGTGTGCTGGAACTTTTCAATAAGGCTTGCATTGATGCTTTTATCTAAAAGCAAGTTATATTCAGCAGATTATTTGCAAAACTTAATAAGAGATAAGGGGTGGTAGTGATAGAAAAAGTGAAGTATTACAATTTCTTTCAATTCTAATTGATAATTAATTTCTACTTGAGCAAGTTCAAATGTGGAGCTCGCAGATAAGTTCTAATTAATCCATCATCTATCTAAATCTTGTTAGTTAGTTATACTCTTATTCCTGGTGGGAAATTCTTATTCATATTTATCCATATTTATAGGATTGAGTTCCATTGGTAGGTGACTTTCATATCCTGAAAGCTTTATCCACCTTTTGCAAGGCCATTTCTCTTGGATATGTTCATAATTTTCATATTACTTTTGTTGTAATTTGAATTAAATGATTTCTCTAATATGTAAATGGTTTAGTTGGTACTTTGATGGGATGTTACATATTTTCTATGTATGGATGGTACTTTCATGCTGCGATTCACCCCAGCGACCATCGATTCTGAGCCCCATTTACTTGGAACAGATGGAATTCTTCTTAATTTTCCTTCAGCAATTTTATTCCACTAGCAATTTGGACTACACAGAAGTTCCCTATTAGTCTGAACTCGCTACAGGATTAGAAATTTATAATACACTGGATGCAGCTGCCTTTTCCTTTTAAAGTTGTGGGACATCGAAATTAAGCATGCATTAtgtaatactccctctgttcctaaatacaagtctttttagagatttcaacatgAACTAGATACGGatatgtatatagacatattttagagtatagattcactcattttgctccgtatgtaggccctactgaaatctctaaaaaaacttatattaaggaacagagggagcAGTACTTTGCACCTGTTCAAGTGTTGCACGGTTACTCAACAATACACATAGCTCCTTTCTGCTATGATGGTTACTACTAATTATGTTTTTTAGTACAAGATTCTTTCATAAGTCAAAAAACAAACATTTTATGTCATTGAAATGTAATAACATCACTACTTTTGTGTTTGACTAGGTTATGATGATTCTCAGCCACATTAACAACTGGTGGCCCACAAATATTTCACTACCAATGCTGTATTTATGGAAGATCTATACTGAGATGGTATTTGTGTGCCTGCCAGGCGAGGTATCCTCCTTTTCTTTGATGGCTACCTATTTTCCAAGGTTTTCTTACCTTGGTATAAGGCTAACAATAATAACTTAACATTTTGTAACATGCGAAGGGAAACATTGGCACTTGATCTTTTATATTATATATGAAATGTTCTGGCTCAGCATCAATAGATTGACTTGAGACTTGTATGCATTTTAGGTTGGCATTAGTAAGGCTCCATACCATTTTTCATCTTGATATAACACATGACTTGGGAATTTTAACTTGAGATACATTGCATTATGTCATATTTCTCAAGGGTTGTATGAGACACGCATTCACACCACCCAGTTACTCAATGGATGTTCAGTAGAATTCAACCTACATGTTGTAAGTACTATGCAAGTACTATTCCCCTATGTCCAAAGTATATATGTTAGTCTTTGCTTAAATCTACATTTAGAAAGTACTCAAGATTTCTAATTGCGTTCTTGCTCTAGGCAGATGATCAAGCTATGATGACAGTTCTTTTTACCGGGGGGTGTTTTTATAGCAAAGAAGTGCAGTTCATGTATTTGTTGTTAAGCTATATTCTAGAGTGATACTCTAATCTTGTTTTGCTCTCTATGCTACGAGACGTACAAATGGAAAAGTGATTGAATTCTGGATTTGATATTGTGAAGCTTCTCCAAGATATGGCATCCTATGACTGTCTTTTCTTTCGGCCGTGCACTACATCAGTTTGCTTTGCGACAAGGAGGTGACGACGAGCCTAAGGCAACCAAACCAATATATTCTCCACTATTTTTTAGTGGGGCATATTCCCCAGCTATGAGCTCAAAATATGGTTTCATGGCCTCGAAGGATTACAACCATGGGCAGTGGAATTTGAACAAGACACCTTCGATGGTGAGAGGAAGAGATGCCTCACATGCACTATCGATGAGTGGGTTGATGGTGTGGCGTCACATGACACATAGTGTGAACTAGATGCAGTTTCCCCCTTCTATTATGCTTGTTTCTTTTGACCAGAGTCGCATTATAACTTGGCTCACATGGAATTTATTTATCATGTAAAATGTACAATCAAATTATGGATTTAATGTTCACTTGCTTTTCAACACTTATTATTTAGATTAGGCTTGTAGTAGTTTGTTTTCATGATCAGAGGTGGACTTCCTTTAGAGGACGTGGGGAGTGGGATATGTAGCGTGTGAAGGTCCAATGATAGTACATGGTGGGTTTGCACCAACCATGTGTTATAGGTGAATTTGTTATTTGATCAAGTCTCTTTGTATTAGTTTGAAATGTTATCTTTGTTGGGGTCGAAAAATAAGGTGACACGAATATTGTAGTGCATGCATCTTTCATCATTTGTAAATAAGAAATATAATCAAAATATTGTTTTTAATTGATACATATTATATAATTTGTAAAAGTACAAGATCGAGAGTGAAGGTGAAATGGAAGGAGGGGCAGTGAGAAGATTAGATAATGAATGTGGATGGTCAAGAAGAAATAATGATTGTCGATGAGGAAGAAATTGGAGAGAGAATTAGTTTGTAAGCATGGAAACCACATGCCATCACTTCTTGCAAGGGAGGTACGGCTACGAAGAAACGGCGATTGTCAAGGGAAAACAAAATGGGAGAGAGAATGGTGAAAGAGAAACGACGATTATTGAGGGAGGGAGTCTTTTGCTTGCTGTAAAAAATCACCATGGCAGCGCATGAGAATTAAACTAGTTGCCTTAGGTGGATGATTCTATTGCCTCTTCACTTTATTTACATATATGACATACAAGGAGAGCCATAACAATTTCCTTGTCGAAATAACTTGTAAACACATTATATCTTTATTATATTATTTGGATCTCATCTCAGACTATAAAGCTTTACTACATAGTACAACCACCAGGTCCGCCATAATAAAACATTTACTACATAGTACAACCACCAGGTCCGCCATAATAAAACATTTCGTCTACAGATAGAACGGCTCCATAGCATTTTTTGTGGGAGATAGAAGCAAAAAGGCCCCCGGGCCATGGATCAATTTTGTAGCCTCTaccagtgtcatcaacaaatctAACATCTCGAACAACTGCAGAATGTATCCCAGGCCAGTGGCCGCTGCCCATTGCAGGACTAGCACTCCCGGAATTGGAGAAGGTGTAACCACCCCACTCTACAAGATTTGCATGGTCTGCCATATTATTAAAGATACTTTTGGGCCAGAATCCAACAGCTCTAAGGCTTTGATTATCATAACCAAAGTACAACCACCAGTCACCATCATCTTTCTTCTGCAAGATAGACAACGGTAACTAAAACTTATTCCAGTAACTAGCAATACAAATGACTCTAGAATCAGAGGGTCAATTAGTGATGTCATCATCTATGCATAATTTTTTTGGGTCACAAATACCTCCTTAGATAAAAATTCTAGTGGCAAATTACATTTAGTGCTTTCATCGGGTTTTAACTGCTTACCTTGAATATCTTGATTGTGATCTTAAGTTTTCCGTTTTTGTGGTCTAGAGTGTCTCCTGGAGTGGTAGGCGCATTTTGTACTGGCACAAAACCATCGCATTTCAAGTCATAGCATCCGGTTGACTTATACCCATCAACCTGTCATGCAACAAAAGATCATGAATTGTATGTGTATTGCTAAGAAAATGTTAACCCCAAATTTTCAAAATATTGAACACAAGAAAAAACTAACAAATACAAAAAGTTAAACCATGTACCGTCCATCGTGTAAAGAAGTGTGTTTTGCTATCACCATATTCGGATGGGCTAACCTGCATAAAAGTAAATTAACAGTTGCTAAAAAGGTACTCCCTCTATCAAAATATTGAACTGCAAAATCATATTATATTTTGATACAGAGGAAGTAGCTATAAAGTTTTTGCATAAATAGAATGCATTTATTTAAAAAAAGTGCAATCGTCACTGAAAAGAAAATCCATGCATACCAAATAGGTTATGCTAGAGTAATCATCGAGCAACTAACTTACCGTCCATCCAGCTATTGCAGCATTGTGACTACTGAAGTCCTTCCCTCGACCGACCACACACATGTGTGATGAGCTTATTTGGTTATTGACATTTTTCATACCATAGACATCGAATGTTGACATGGCACCGAAGAGTACAGAGTCTGTCAAGTACTCAATTAGAGCATACTGTAGGAAGGCAAGATACCAGTTAATATAATACACTTCACACTACAATACTTATAATACAATGGTATATTGGAAGCTTTCTAAATCAAATTGGGAGCATTAATTTAGCTGATATCTAATTCAATTTAGGACCCTTATACTAAACCGACGTTTGATCTGGGAGCAACCCCCAACTAACGAATCGTTCGATCTGGGACGGATCCTCCAGTGAACAGAAACATTCGCTGGGAGGAACTCGCAAGCGCGAACAAATACGGCCCAACAGACATTTCTCGACAGGCCTCCTTCCCAAAAGTATCATTGATTGTGCATAACTAAATAAATAAGAAAAACCCAAAAAACAGtaagaaaaaatgaaaaaaaaaacagcGAGCTGGTTGGATCTGTATTTGAACACAAAGATGCCATACCTAAAAAATGCCACACATcaaaattacaaaaaaaaaatCCCTTGGATTAAAAACTAAAAATCTGCCGCATCAAGAAAAACAAGAAAACGCTTAAGAATTAAGTTCACACGTGAACTCGCCATTGCTTCATAAAAAGATGATGGCAAAAGGAATATTAAGAAAATAGTCTTACGAAAACAAGCTTTCCATGGGATTTCCAAAAGATATGATTTCTATGGTTTAAAAAAGGATTTGGCCATTGTTAGTTAAACGAATGTATACAAAAAGAAATTTCACATGTTTTGTTCCAACAAAAGTTACCATGTTCCAAAAAAATGAATGGATAAAAATTGACATGGTCAAACAAAAAAACTATGTTGCTCATaaaataaaattgccatggttcaaAATTAAATTTAAATTGttccaaaaataaaataataataataatggcATGGGTCAGAAAAGATGTAAATTTCGTATATACATTTGACATGTAGGAATTTGAAATTCATACAATTGTTTTTGAATTTGTCAATTTGTGATTATACAACTTGCAATGTTTGGAAACCACAAaaaaatgggtttgcatttgaaaaTGTGAGCATAAATGAATTTGCCATCTGATGAACATGGACATAGTACAAAATACAAACTTTGCCAACAATCTGAAAATTACAAAAATAAACACATCATCTGCATCTAAATAGGCATGACCTGAACACCTACCGGCGTCCGTGCTCTCTGGATAGGTGATCATGGTGTGCTGAATAGGTGGCGGTGGACAACCAGCGCGGCCACGTTTGCCGCGGGACCATGAGCGCCCAGGCGGTCGGTGGCATCAGGTAATAGATGGTCGCGCCCGATAGCGCCGTCGTGCAGCCAAGGTCGATGACCAGTCGCACACCGCTGCATCACTTCATCCACGCAACCACCGCCTCCCACACCCACCCAtccccccaccccccgccccccGCGCTCCAGCTCAAGCTTGATGTGGAGCTCCTCTGCGGCAGATCCCCACCCCTCTCCCCCGCGCTCCAGCTCAAGCTCGATGTGCAGCTCCTCTGCAACGAATCCTCtacaccgccgccgccgtgcgcTCCAAGCCCATGTGCAGATTCTCCGCGGCGGCTTctctccgccaccgccgccgtgcGCTCGCGCTCGAGCTCTAGTCGCGGCTCCCCACGCCGCAACGCACTCCTGACTCCCCGCACCAAACATCTCCCCCGTCGCGGCTGCTCTACATCGTCGCCTCCCCATCCCACGTTCAATCGCCGGAGTCCGGAAGGTCACCGCAGCACCGCGGGAACAGAGGAACTGGAAGTGAGGGAGAGGATATGTCAGAGTCTCCCGCAGAGGCAGAGGATGACACGAGGATGATGTGTCCCCCCGCACCTGCTTCAAGATTAGTGCAACAGATCTGACGGCAGCGAGCGCGTACGCGCGAAAGTCCTGAGAATCTGATGTCAGATTTTTAGCAATTTTTTAGGGGAGATTTTTAGCATTTGAGTTAATTTATTTGAGTCCAAGGCGGTGGCTTTTCTCGGGATCGACTAAGTCCTGCCACGCACTCGCAGCGAGAAGTAGTCTTTTATAATTGTCTTCTGCCTTCTATAAAAATATGGCACGCCTTTCGTGTACTCTTGAAAGAAAAAAAGATTTTTAGCATTTGATTTAATTTATTTTAGCATTTGCTTGTTCACCCACTTAATTATTAAGAAAGGCGAATAATTATTGCATAATCAGCGTTGTTATTGCCTGGGCTCGAACAAACTAACCATGAACCACTGGCCATGGTGGAAACCGGCGAGAAATTCCTTCTCCGCCGGCAAAAAAAATTAGGGCCAGCCATCTCTTATTTCCTCGTTTCGAATTTTCTGTTGCATCTTACTGAACACTAGTAGAACgtccgtgcgttgctacgggctaccatgcatataaataaaataaacaaaTGATTAAGGTCGTCTTCAAGGTCGAAACGCATTTCTCCCTCATACGTCCAGGCATGTTCGAACATCAAACAAGCGCCCAGGACCACAATTCAAGCCCATAGAGGGGATGTCGTTGTCTGGACTATTCGCCGTGTTATCTCAGACACATTGTGTTTAAAGGTAAGTAGGTAGCTAATCTGCAGCAGCAAGAGCGTAAAAAAAGTAGTTCTAACATGAGGATGCAAGGAACTACCCGCATCTAATTGTGTTCATCATCAGGCCTAATGTCAGGACCGGGTTTTCGGGATATAATTTTCCaaaaaatggcccttgtgctcaccagccccaggattactgttagctggtgaggcaccaacttgatacagaaattccaagcaaagtacaaaatatgtagtacaagaccattgtggcctatgagtacaacacttggtttctagtggttgatggcggaagcggtttgtggttcatctgcgtctgtgggactccatttcccacaagaacagctgaccaggataactccaatcttcgcgaggctgctatcatcattgcgtaggttccggggctgtcatcgcaatgttcctctccaagcaagaaatctgaccaagacaatagccagggacaagccagtgagtactttgaatgtactcacaaacattatgaacacgggtataatataatagtgggtaatcatactccgaaagattctacgatcataacgtctgtcacgaaataaacaaaaaTTCAAGATGCACGCGTGCAGGTAAAATATGAAtgtgcaatacgggagtagaaatagaatgcaccgatcgagtgtctgaagcgacgccccgaaaggataataagataaatcatgcctcagtcgggcgtctgagcgacatcacataaagggcttatgaagaataaataaatgacaaacatgccgcagtcgggtgtctgagcgacaccacataaagggcttataaagaatacataaataacaagcatgccacagtcgggcgtctgagcgataccacataaagggcttataaataaataaataaataaataacaagcatgccgcagtcgggcgtctgagcgacaccacataaagggcttataaataaataaataacaagcatgccgcagtcaggcgtctgagcgacaccacataaagggcttataaataaataaataacaagcatgccgcagtcgggcgtctgagcgacaccacataaagggcttataaatgataatcgcagtgagtagcccggaggtagaaccgtcccagggatactcaataattcaaataatgtaaatggttagtccacaataataataataaaaaaaatcCTCACATGacggtcataatcaatgttctagttTAGCAGTTTTTTCCTCCGAAGATCGACAcaaagaccgacacttgacccatcccagactgtagtccttaaccatggacacggctattcgaatagatgtataatctctgcagagggtgtactctttacccacaggtaacggatttctttagtccatcgggactcattccgtctacggtcttttaattgaaaacacgcctgacctgcacacaccagcttaacttaccggtgtctggaatcacccacaacacctgtcaagcaaaactctaagtggggaggctacaacctcgacgtagcatgggatcaaatttatatcgcgcgctctaaggggtgccgccctctcggtcccaaccggaaacacccatgcccccggaccggatgactggctttaatccatggccatgggaccctcatcacggcctctctgtacggtgtgtgctaggacggggttgacaacttactgaagcgtaccctacctgcggcagggacaagtggtagtacgaagcaagtatgggggttactggaacaagactcgatctacggccgactcaggaggttcaagtattccctgtatgaatagcataacaaatatatttccattaacagataaactcaccactcatcaagcctcaccatgccataccggacatactcatCTCAACAAGGAACTAGGGACacgctcgtgtctacccaagaccgcgactttcccggcttccttccggtatgcatgagaagttTACGAGGGTGATTACCaccaccagcatatccatttttAACAGTAAAGTATCTCCATTATGCACTGATGCGTATgactttatcgtcacataaaaataacgtatgctccaagtcaaggtggtgctgcaaccgtatcaacaacacacaaaaatattatgccagagttaagaatgcttgccttcaagagtatgcaagggggtgcactttttgaaagttgctttcttctccaaaatcctattttgagaaatattcaaataacacgtATTTCAAAACCAGTACAAAAAGTGGTCCccaatatttttgaaataaatcttaaaataaactagatgaaatttgagagaggtaggaaaaagaatcaactcatttggagttttattttaaaagatatagccagtcaaagttctgttttaaaaaacagaaaaagaaaacgtttcggaggGGCTTACGCTTTCTGTTTAGCGAAGACGTATCTTGCGAAATACGCCTCCACTTAAAACACACGTCGGCGGGGACtgagtcactgacagtgggtccagggggcccactggtcaggtttgactattcTCGTCTCCCTCCTCTGCCTCTGCCCGAACGGAGGCAGGGCTCCGgtgatcgccgtcgacgaacggcgcctctccgcggggtcctgagggcggggatggatccgccagcccagggcggtcctcccggtgggcgctaggcaggtggggacggagggagtcgccggcggtgAGCTCCGCAGCGGAGGAGGCTTCGGGAGTGAATGGgggtttgggctccggtggtctccaaTCGAGGCTGaagcgctgggcagctccgcaagaacaaggggaaacgggtggtggtgttggatgggcgggggaatgtctggttgcgacgaacggcaccggaaggcggcggcggccgaaccggccggagacGGGGAAGACGGCTACCAACCGCCGATTGCTTGCTGAGGGGGTTGCTACGGGGTGGCATGGGGTCGCATGAGTGCCCGGAGGAGCTCGGGGGCCTCCTTATATAGGCGTTCGAGGcgggtcccgcggcggccgtggataggaTCGCCGGTGACCGTCGTgctgtagccgcagggcgacgtggcggcgacgagcgcgtgccgacgggttTGTGGATGAGCTCGGCCTGTTCAagagggcagctggcgcgcgcgggcggtttgggcggcgccgtccgtggcaggagcctactgccgacgccggcgtgccgccaagggctctGACGGCGACGTTGTAGGGCGTGAGGGGCGGCTCTGCGACGCGGGAGGGGGCGGGCGTGTTGGCTGCGAGTGGGGAAGGCTAGAGCGGGAGCGGGGAGGCGgccgtgcgacgcggcggctcgggcgcccacacgtgcaaaacgtgcgctctgggcgtgcccagagcacgcacgggacgtgctcgacgtaatgccagggcagcctagagtgctagAGCGCGGCTGGCAATTAGGAGACCTaggttaggagtagctaggatcttagtggacaaggttacTGGGTTAGAGGATTAGGTACACAGTGCAAACTAAAAACCatgccaaaactgactgtgcacaccaagtgttcgacagaatgctaagtgcatttaggcaactcttggagtggccaaaatctccagaccctagtctctttaggagctaaagaaggtggtaaggttagattggcaaaaacagaaacttgttagtgcaagtttttgagaaagtcaattttgggcagaaacaaaaagctatcattgcatgcactaaaaatcctccaatggttccaatctcctgg
The Aegilops tauschii subsp. strangulata cultivar AL8/78 chromosome 3, Aet v6.0, whole genome shotgun sequence genome window above contains:
- the LOC109763316 gene encoding protein neprosin-like — protein: MSTFDVYGMKNVNNQISSSHMCVVGRGKDFSSHNAAIAGWTVSPSEYGDSKTHFFTRWTVDGYKSTGCYDLKCDGFVPVQNAPTTPGDTLDHKNGKLKITIKIFKKKDDGDWWLYFGYDNQSLRAVGFWPKSIFNNMADHANLVEWGGYTFSNSGSASPAMGSGHWPGIHSAVVRDVRFVDDTGRGYKIDPWPGGLFASISHKKCYGAVLSVDEMFYYGGPGGCTM